The following are encoded in a window of Platichthys flesus chromosome 11, fPlaFle2.1, whole genome shotgun sequence genomic DNA:
- the tent5ba gene encoding terminal nucleotidyltransferase 5ba, with amino-acid sequence MSCGDASDVSRRFCVLSWDQVRRLDSILGEAVPIHGRGNFPTLSVQPRQIVQVVRARLEERGVCVRDVRLNGSAASYVLHQDTGLGYKDLDLIFGVSLKDDQAFRLVKDVVLDCLLDFLPAGVSKERISALTLKEAYVQKLVKVCNDTDRWSLISLSNNTGKNVELKFVDSLRRQFEFSVDSFQICLDSLLLFDRCSETPMSESFHPTVIGESVYGDFKEAMDHLCQRTIATRSPEEIRGGGLLKYCHLLARGFKPASESDMKHMQRYMCSRFFIDFSDIGEQQRKLEAYLQNHFSGIEHKRYECLTTLHQVVDESTVCLMGHERRQTLSLISMLALRVLAEQNAIPTVTNVTCYYQPAPYVQDINFSNYYIAHVQQPQVSHCSNSYQTWLPCS; translated from the exons ATGTCGTGCGGTGATGCGTCGGATGTGAGTCGGAGGTTCTGCGTGCTGTCTTGGGATCAAGTGCGGCGCCTGGACTCGATCCTCGGGGAAGCTGTGCCCATCCACGGCCGAGGAAACTTCCCCACGCTGTCCGTGCAGCCCCGCCAGATCGTGCAG GTTGTGCGGGcgaggctggaggagagaggtgtgTGCGTCAGAGACGTGAGGCTGAACGGATCTGCCGCCAGCTACGTGCTCCATCAGGACACCGGCCTGGGCTACAAAGACCTCGACCTGATCTTTGGTGTGTCACTGAAAGACGACCAGGCCTTCCGCCTGGTGAAGGACGTCGTGCTGGACTGTCTGTTGGACTTCTTGCCAGCTGGGGTGTCCAAGGAACGCATCTCGGCTCTGACCCTCAAAGAGGCCTACGTACAGAAGCTGGTGAAAGTCTGTAATGACACGGACCGCTGGAGCCTCATCTCTCTGTCCAACAACACAGGCAAGAATGTGGAGCTTAAATTTGTGGACTCTTTGCGGCGGCAGTTTGAATTCAGTGTGGACTCCTTCCAGATTTGCCTTGATTCTCTGCTCTTGTTCGACCGCTGCTCGGAGACGCCCATGTCCGAGAGCTTTCACCCCACTGTGATCGGGGAGAGCGTGTACGGGGACTTCAAGGAGGCCATGGACCACCTGTGTCAGAGGACCATAGCCACACGCAGCCCTGAAGAGATCAGAGGCGGCGGTTTACTGAAatactgccacctgctggcgCGAGGCTTCAAGCCCGCCTCAGAGTCGGACATGAAGCATATGCAGCGCTACATGTGCTCACGGTTCTTCATTGACTTCTCCGACATAggcgagcagcagaggaagctggaggccTACCTGCAGAACCACTTTTCTGGGATCGAGCACAAACGGTACGAGTGTCTGACGACGCTTCACCAAGTGGTGGACGAGAGCACCGTGTGTCTGATGGGCCACGAGCGGCGCCAGACGCTCAGCCTGATCTCCATGCTGGCGCTGAGGGTGCTGGCTGAGCAGAACGCCATCCCCACTGTGACGAATGTGACGTGTTACTACCAGCCAGCGCCATACGTACAGGACATCAACTTCAGTAATTACTACATTGCACACGTGCAGCAGCCGCAGGTCTCCCATTGCAGTAATTCATATCAGACGTGGCTGCCCTGTAGCTGA